TTGTCAATGTACCTTCCATGGATCTTGATACGATTTCAAATTGAAATAGGTCGGCAATTGGTTTCCACTGCAGTCCCAATGACTTGACAGTGTCATCGTCTCCGATATCCAACACAAACAAGGGATCGTTAACACACTTAGACATGTTTTGCAGTACAAACTCGGAATTGGAACACCATTTCCTTAACGGTAGCTTTGCTGAATCTAGCACTGTGCTTACTTCTCTTTGTAATTGACAGCAGTCATCCTCGGTGTCGGCTCCCGTCATTAAATCATCCATATAGAAATCTTCGGCAATCACTTTTGAAGCGCACGGGAATTGCTTTTCGACACTTTTCGCGAGTTCTATTAGACAATAGGTAGATAGAAATGAAGCAGGAGTCATTCCGTATGTTACTGTAGTGAGTTGATATGAACGAAGTAATTCCTTAGGACTGGATCTCCAAACAATTTTTTGTAGGTCCCAGTCTTCTCTTGCGATTTTGATTTGCCGAAACATTTTCTCTATATCAGAAGTTAAGACAAATTGATGCTTACGGAAGCGAacaagtatagaaaataaatcttGCTGAACAGTAGGACCGCATTTCAGAACGTCGTTAAGAGAGACACCAGATGCGCTCTTGGCGGAAGCATCGAAAACCACTCGAACCTTTGTCGTTAAACTTGATGCCTTTATTACTGAATGGTGCGGCAGATAGAAGTGATTCTGCGTTTGAACTGAATTTTCCAGTACTTCAACCATATGCCCCATCTTAATATATTCATTCATAAATCGTATGTATTCGTTCTTCAGGTGTTCGTCATGCTGCAATCTTTTCTCTACATTTAAGAATCGTGCGATCGCCATAGGTAAGGTTTCGCCTATTTCACTGATTGTCTCCTTGATGGGAAGTCGTACAACAAAACGCCGTTCCTCATCACGTATTGTGTGTTGCTTAAAATGTTGCACTGTTTCTAGCTCTTCTTGATTTCTCTTATTCGCCCTTGATGTTCGACCATAGCTTGTATCCTCAACGATTCCGAGAACCTTCCAATCCTCCTCTATCGTCTGTCCAATTGACAAAAGTGTTGGTGTTTGACGTTTAGGCAGTTCTCCCGTTACAAGCCATCCAAAGTTACTCTCATAAAGCGTGACTGAACCTATATTCAATGGTATTTTTGTTGTTCCCAAAATGTCGAAGAACGAGCCACCTCCAATAAGTAGGTCAACACTTTGAGGACGGTGAAAGTCTGGATCAGCCAAGTTTGAAGACACTGTACCTGGTATTTTTCATCCATCTGCAGGCTCTGGACAGGACGCTAGATTCCCCACGATATTAGGCAATACATAACAAGAAATCTTGATACTAAAATCACAAGTTCTGGATTCGATTTTTAACTCACTGCACGACCTTGCCTTTAAACGATTGTCTCCAATACCACTTATTGGCAATGAAGACTTCTTACATGCTAGCTGCAGTAAGTTTGCATATCTCTTTGAAACGAAGTTGACTTGAGAGCCACTATCCAAGCTGGCTCTGCACTGTCGATGTCCACCATTTTTGTCCTGAACCATGACTAATGCTGTAGCAAGAAATACGTGTGAATTTTCTGCGGTGGTATTCACTGGTACTGGTGCAGATACTACGACTCCGGAGGTAGATAGCTGCTGACTTATATCAGGTTGCTTATTTATATCAGGTTGCTTATTTTCAAGCTGCTCCTTCTCTGGTATTTGTTGCTGCCTTTCTTGATGTAATAACGAATGATGTTTGCGGTTGCACGTCCGAAAACTATAAGTGGATCTGCAAACATTTGCCATATGCCCAGGAGTCAAACAGTTGAAACACATTCGTTTTTCCTGAACAAATGAGAGACGTGTGTTTATAGTAGCGGCCTTGAACTTCTCGTAGTGATACAATTTATGAGCATCAGTGCAGTATTTACAGGATACTGTATTGGATGATGCCACTAAAGATCGCTTTGTCTCAGGAAATACATTTTTGGCATTGCTCTTTTTTGCTGTTTCACCGGCCAATGTAGTTCTGATATCTCTTATTGGTCCAGAAGTTGCTTCGGAAGACTCGAAAGCTATACATCGACTGGCTAAAAAATTGCTCAAGGTCACAATACTTAGGAAGTTGAGTGTTGTGTTGTCTTAGTTGCCAGCCATGACTAGTAGCAGAATCCAAACGACTGACGATTATCGTTACTAGCCACGCATCCCAGTGCTCCGTTGGCTGATCAAGCGCCTTTAAAGCTGCAACATGGGTGCTTACATGGGCATGTAGAGCTTGCAGGTCTTTAGCCCTCGGCTGTTCTACATATGGAGATTCCAGGAGAGATCGAATATGTGACTGAATGACAAGACTGCGATTATCATACCGTTGTTTCAGGCGTTCTATTGCCACCTCATAATTTGTATCTGTCATTGGAACCGACTTGATAAGGTCTAACGCCTGGCCACTAACACTTGACCGTAAATAGTAGAATTTTTGAGCTGGTGTAAATCCACCATCATCGTGTATCATTGCACGAAAACAATCGAAAAAAGACTCCCAATCTTGGATATCACCGGCAAATACTGGTAGCGTAATGATAGGCAATTAAGCACGACTGTGGCCTGCTGACGTATTGAAAGTTGAGATGTGAGAACTGCTGTTGTTAATCTTCCTAGCATTCACTATTTCCTGAATTCGAGAACGGATACTAAAATAGTCAAATTCGAACTTATTACGCTCCTCTTCTTCCTTTTCGCAATCATCAACAGCAATCAATTCCAACTGTGTCTGTATGTCGTCAAACTTTTGATTTAGGCGTGGCAACTCTTCTTGATGAAATTCCAATAGCGATATAGCGTCAGTTGTTGGATCGAATTCCTCAAGAAAGTTTTTCATACGCGTTAGCGACGCCTTAATAATACCACGCTTTTTACTAAGCTCCTTAACCTGAGCTTGCATAATTTCATCTAACCccattataaatgattattttttttaaaatcattattatagaaattacaagtataattgataataataataaaattcgatTGCAACTGATGTAACGTAGATCCgataactaaacaaaataattaaaacaaactagTGCAAGTTCGACTCTAAaactcacaaataataaaacacaacaaGAATAATAGCAAAAGATCACGTCGAGGTCACCAAAATGTACGGGCCGGGagcgtatagtaataatacgcgCACTCGGTCACCAATTTATATTGTGCCCCACTAACACCTAGGTCTTAAAAGTGTGGAGAAGTAGCTGGGTGTGTAATGGGGTAATAGCTCAAACAATAGTGGTCGGGATTGCCGGGCAAATACTGTTGAGCTATGTAGTGCGTGTTGTGTtaaatgtgtatttgtgtatttgtgtgtatatatgtggtgtgtttacaataattaaaaaatcacaaGAAGGTAACTAAGTTGAAATAATggtaacaaaaatgatttgaatggtaataaaatataatataatgaataacacaGCCCTTATGACCAAAcagaataaacaatattaattaatatatatatatatatatgaatataagtaAATGTCTCTTATAGAcgaatacaaacaatattaaatatatataagtacgtcTCTTATAGacgaataaaattacaatattaatatgttaggaTATGGcccttttggcccaacaaagtataattaataacgtatggcccttctggcacaataataaatataataataatgtatggccCTTCTGGCACAACAATAAATACGATATGTAGCCCTTCtggctcaataataataataataataacaaaaataacaataataactcacAGTTTTGTGGAGCTCAGACTGGCCAGCTGGTCCTAcatctagtaataataattaacgataaaaatataatacaaaaggaTATCACGGTGACACGGTTGACAACCCACGAGTATTGCACagcaaagtataatatatgtatatgcaacatatatatatatgtgattttaggtacacgtaaaaaaaaacaatataaaaataaaataaattagacttagcccttatggctcacaaataataaatataaatcacacTTAAGCACTTtttgctaataagtaataatcacatacaaaaaactgtttaatacttcaatataatgaataataatatggtcctgACTCTACGGCTTACGGTACAGAACAACAATATAATCGGCGGCCGTGCTAATATATTCCAGCAGACGCACGGCGGCGGCGTACGATAACGCGgtgtaatctacatattatataactcacacGATACATCTACAAATTCAATAacaactaaaacaaaaataaacaatacgaaTAGTGATATGTGTGAGACCAGCTGTTCCTCCCGTGACCGATTTTTCTTAATTacctaatctataatatttaaactgttgcggcggcaacaacttatatatacctactaattatattatattatgctatagaaAATGTCTGTACGcagtgtaatattatcattccaTATTTGTTTACCCTTTGTATGTCCAATGGTCTTGtgctctgctgtgcagtaggttacaagtgggtcactttaatggatggtgttaatatcattgtataagaaaaacgattctgagcgaaaacggtcagtcagcctatgatattaccaaatatatttgatgatattattgtgaataaagtaatttatatataacctatttacgtggagccttgttttaaattttcaatacttagccataaaagttaaacattttatacatttttaactacctacaaaataatttataaattataaatttgataaatgttgtcaaaatttgaaatttaaatgcttataaaaaaaaaattgtgcctatgtatttttaatatttttcaactgctattagaacaatatatcaggagccttatatttaaattccacGCTTTTCacccatcaaataaaattttaatgatatttatagaaaaaaaaactaaaaaaattgaaaactgacaatgtccgtaaacagctcaagaagtcaaaatatttggaaaatgttatggtgtataggaaatgcaattataaacattcagtcaaaatttcatgttcctacggtgatttgttttagagttacaccaaaaaccaaaatcgattttctcgaaaacagattttgcgtaaaaattcccgtttttccttaatttttcttttgtttttcacgtcgcttttgaaaactactgggaaatttttacttttgaccaaagtaccaactagattcactttcctatcagaaaagttactgttgaagaaaatctaagcacttttactgtcctaaaaggtgatgacagacacaaaaataaaaaaaaaaacacacatcattgtaaaatcaatacattcatcgcttcgctcagatactaataattaaaatttaatggcAAACACACTGGCTCGAAAAAACACtaaattaaggaaaattaaaaactccATCTGTGGATGGCCAAACTCCCTCAATTCGCTCTAACTGCAGTGTTGGGATTAGATAAGTActtctttatctagataaaaaaagatgttttttttttaatacctactataaaatctAACTTTTGAGAGTACAGCTTAGATACTACTTAggacttcaatattatataaacaccggctatatgtttaaattaatattagcagtgaacattattattaaaaggacgtcgcacccgcatgtGTCTTCTCCGTCTTTCACACGTATACGACATGGCATATTTTTGTTCGCTAGTTTCGATAGGGTGctgtcatttttgattttagagtgaattgacctatcatcaaacttttaggtaacaacattatctgtgccctctcgttggttttttacgatattttaatttttaaatgaattatcagtatgtacaatattaatgtttgaaaatgctcataactcacttaaaaattaaaatatcgtaaaaaaccaatgaGAGGGCACGGACAATGTTGTTACCTAAacgtttgataataggtcaattcactctaaaaagtctaaaatcaaaaataacagcagcctattgaaactagcgaacgaaaatttgctataacgtacgtgtgtaagacggagacaacacaggcgggtgcgacgtcctcttaatcaaTACCTGACTAAGGTATAactgaaaaaacattttcaaaattaggtataaatatcaacaaaaaactattttaaacaacTCGTCATAgtaaactttaattattatgaaccttTTCAACAGTTTTAGTAGGTATGCATTTAAATCGTTTTTAGtagatatacaataattataattattattgttattatgtaaagTAGTATGTAAACCTAATCtaactgataaataataattatataaagatttatATTGCTTCgattacttaattaaattaaaaattcaagccCATTGCAGTTGGTTGACACAGTTGACCCGTATCGGTACAACACACGTCGGAAATAggaaaacacaattaaatacgCGGTAGGTATATAGCTTACTCTACccaaaaataagttataaattaaatcattataatcatttttccaCTAATTTACTGTTGACGAGTCACCAACACAAGATAACAATGAAATGTAGGCATATTTGAGCACTAAGCTGGGCCCCTAacgaaaatatcaataataaacaatgggtatataatattattatggaaatcCGATTTTTTTACTGAGACGACgtcaattattcaaatttaaagtattaattatcaaaaaaaaataaataaattgacagTAAAAAGTGTATTTCATTCTTTTGTATAGAGACAAATTTATCTAGATCAGCTTAATCTTTTGTAGATCACGGACCCCTGATGAAAGATTTCTAGAAATCGCGGAACCccttaccaattttttttcgaataccttttttttacaaaacaccTCGTGTTatcataaccaaaattataataattattttatataacaaattacataagtagacataacaaaacatgcacatttataattattttattacgattattttttttataaaaatgggtaatataaaaccataattgAGTACGATCGATCATCTGCACTTAGTGGCAGTAAATATAAGACTGTCGGGACTACAGTGCAGTACGCATGTAAATTTCGTATTAATAAATTTCGTCGAAAAActgattatacttaataaacattaataatacaattatttggtgtagaatctacataggtattattatatttattatgaaaaaaaaataataataatccaacaatattgtaataatgcattcaTGTCACTTATTGACGTATGTTATGTGTTAAGGCTGCCGTGGACCCCCGACATGAGTATCGCGGACCCCCAGCCGCTCGGCGGCTACGTGGCTCGGCGACTGCGGCGATCCGTGGTGCCGACCAATATCGGTCCCTCGCCGGAACGGCGACGGCGGACAAATCTTCCGCTAATCGCTTGACGATGATGGCCCGTGGTTCCACGCGAGTAGTGCGAACGcgaaattagtataatattcacGTACTTTTCTGTGGCAAACACTTGCGAtcaataaagtattaaatttgttaGAGCCTTGAGATTGAAAagacaaatattaaaacaaataataaaaattaactattttgatcgaattaattataatatacacattaattaaaaaaaaaaaaaataaacacaacattAAAATCATAACATGGTACATTGCTaagtttttgtaaattttgctactttttttttagtcatatcATCTTTCTTTGATTCTTTACATTCGAGTTGTGCTTGTAAGAAAACTGCCTCAtcctcatattaatataatatctaatactaAATGCAATTATTTGTTCGCTGTGTTCAAAGCAAGggaaatataaagtattattctCCAACAAATCTGCTAAGATAAATTCACACACATCAGCcatcatacaatatttacaaaattaattttctattttacaaataaaattaaaaaaatatttgtttgggtGTAATAAAAATCTTCTAGATTTCATGTTTGTAAGACGAGCAACTGGTTTAAATGAAACATTAGACTGTATTATTGCTGAACGACAAACTGCACATTTACTGTAGCGTAAAACTTGCTCGCATAAATATCcagttacataataaattacacagtCAACTACTGGTGCCAAAAAACTATCATGATCACTATTTTCAACTACATCATCTATAGTCCAGTCATCTTGTTCAATGgcaaaatctaattttacacGAATGGTTTCCAGCACTGATTTTTTTTCTGGATTCCTATATATGTTTTTGATACTCTCCAAGCTAATTAAACTTTGGGAAGGTTCGTTGTTCTCAACAATACAGTTTCCAGTTTTTGGAGGTTTTAATACACTATACactgataacattttatacagtTTCAAAAATGTTGGTGTGGCTGGATGATCGTTAGCACCACCTGCCTGGCGAACTGTACCAAAGAatctctaaaaatataaattgtaacaattaaatattttagattctgagcggtttTCTCTGAGCGGGATTCTTACTTCTGCTGAATCTTGGTATATTTTGCCAGTGAGaacataattcatattgtagtaagcaagttactacttaacaataaaacaaattacacaggtacataattctactatactataatttagatactgtaattcggcataaatcggataatagaaacggagttaagggttctttctgtatattacattttaatgtcttgggTAAGAGACGGTAGATATTAGGAACTCACTGACCCATAATTTGCTCTGTATACGACagatgttcaaatataaaaatatatactatatgattattttgattacaacgctgtacgctgtacgcgacgatagtcattataaaaatattaaaattatattaaaaagattatttcaaatttaatacacagaattatactggaagtcataatatgcgtgggctggaacgatgttcacaccaaccacatccgtgagccgagatacagtatctataggcaaggggtacggggaactgcATATAAAAAGGAGCCCGAATaagcctgttttcagacgtgtactaccacccattagtgcaagcaccttcacgccactctgtacgagcatattttggacttagaaaaattatcaacaatataataaaattcacaataaaacaacaactgtcttttatttattatcaaccacgactagaacatcaaacaaattgtctgcgaccTGCAACTATAATATCTTGGCAGCCACTAATCTACTATcagtactacgatagtaggtaccaagctcccgagaatattacaatattatacttctcCTTTAAATAACAGCAAATTTGAATTGAAGAAGTCAGAGTTATTCTCAATCCTCCAGCTGTGTTGCTTGTTAGAAAGTGTACAGGCTTATGAGTTTATCAACAACTCGTTGTTCCCAATCATCCAACCACTTCAGAGTAAATTGTAAGAcctgaatgttaaaaattttaaaaacacacattgtaaattcaatactcACAATCCAAAAGTAAATAGTGGTTACAAGCAGTAAGCAAGCTTTAATAGGttttaatacagaaaaaaaattcaagatttTAACTATCAGTTAACTTCCCACTTCCATAAGTACTTgagtagaaattaaaataaagtttggaaatatagaaggtactgcTCCTTCTTGTAATCTAGGTATTTGATACAAAGCCTACCACAAAttaaaattgcaataataaaatatttattttaaattaaaataggtacctagaggttaaaataaaataaaaataaatacaactcttataatagttaaatttaaaaatacaatttatttccataagcaataaataatatgcattaaaaatcctaggttatttttaatactatattaagcAATAGGTAATTGATTGgttataagaatatttaaagaTCTAAATCAATCACAAAAGTTGAATCCTTTTTTTATACTCATTAGTATTTAGTTatagagttaaattaataaataagtataagatcatttttaattacaaatttacaaacctCTGCAAGTACTTTTCCCGTTTTTATCCGTCATAAATTTTTTACGTATTATGTCTGATTCTCTGAAGTGTAGTTCACAAACGAATTGTTTTGGTTTGATTACAAATTCCTTCCTGGGTATAGCTTTTGTCCATTGAGCAAGTCTGATTGTATCTTTAGGGACAGTAAAAAAGTGCAAGAGTCATATCCCGAAGTACACGCCGGAACAATACAACGATGCCCGGGCATGTTGAAAACTTAAATACTATAGTGACTAGTCTATAAtctaaatactatattactaaacaatatgtcatcaatatcaatatattccAGAAgtcaataagaaataatattcgtCATTGGACAATACACAACATAGCCGTCGacgtaatttttatacatacatttgtttCATGTTATTCttattctaaataaatcaattttttattggtgTTCTGCAATTATTTCAGTTGTGGCACTTTCATTTTGAATATGCTTATTgcgaaatagtaataaaaaaaaaaacgtaattaaattgattaaaaattaataacaccaTTCCTAGTAATCCATGACAGTAGTTACagctcttaaatattttattttggttgagTGTAGAAAAACTGGAAATTAGAATCGTAtatattttcgaataaaaaataacttagtttccagctttttttggttttttttttatgaatgtcgataaaattttatttgtcgaataaaaaatgtattacaaggatcttaatgtattgttacaatgacatttgaaagatattaaaaatccatagtcacaatttttcttttataagcatttaaagtttaaattttgacaaaaagcgtaaaaatcaagaaaatgtgcaaattattttgaatatgaaatttctaaaaatttttatttttaaatctaagattttaaaatgtaatacaa
This genomic window from Metopolophium dirhodum isolate CAU chromosome 1, ASM1992520v1, whole genome shotgun sequence contains:
- the LOC132950881 gene encoding uncharacterized protein LOC132950881, producing MIHDDGGFTPAQKFYYLRSSVSGQALDLIKSVPMTDTNYEVAIERLKQRYDNRSLVIQSHIRSLLESPYVEQPRAKDLQALHAHVSTHVAALKALDQPTEHWDAWLVTIIVSRLDSATSHASRCIAFESSEATSGPIRDIRTTLAGETAKKSNAKNVFPETKRSLVASSNTVSCKYCTDAHKLYHYEKFKAATINTRLSFVQEKRMCFNCLTPGHMANVCRSTYSFRTCNRKHHSLLHQERQQQIPEKEQLENKQPDINKQPDISQQLSTSGVVVSAPVPVNTTAENSHVFLATALVMVQDKNGGHRQCRASLDSGSQVNFVSKRYANLLQLACKKSSLPISGIGDNRLKARSCNFHRPQSVDLLIGGGSFFDILGTTKIPLNIGSVTLYESNFGWLVTGELPKRQTPTLLSIGQTIEEDWKVLGIVEDTSYGRTSRANKRNQEELETVQHFKQHTIRDEERRFVVRLPIKETISEIGETLPMAIARFLNVEKRLQHDEHLKNEYIRFMNEYIKMGHMVEVLENSVQTQNHFYLPHHSVIKASSLTTKVRVVFDASAKSASGVSLNDVLKCGPTVQQDLFSILVRFRKHQFVLTSDIEKMFRQIKIAREDWDLQKIVWRSSPKELLRSYQLTTVTYGMTPASFLSTYCLIELAKSVEKQFPCASKVIAEDFYMDDLMTGADTEDDCCQLQREVSTVLDSAKLPLRKWCSNSEFVLQNMSKCVNDPLFVLDIGDDDTVKSLGLQWKPIADLFQFEIVSRSMEGTLTKRAILSDLNRIFDPLGFLSPVLVKEKYFYNSSGPRR